TTCAGGGAAGATTATTCTCATATCCCGATGCTCACAGATACAGAGTAGGAGTAAATGCTCATCAGCTGGAAGTGAACCGTTGCCCTTTTGCTACCAACAATTACCAGAGAGATGGTTTTATGGCTGACTCCAGTGAATATGCTGATAAGCCTAACTACCATCCTAACAGCTTTGATGACATCAAGCCGGATCCTTCTTATAAAGGTTATGATTATGAACTTGATAGCGCTCATGTAGCTTTCTACAACAGAAATGAAAATGATGATGATCATTATACACAACCCGGGCTGCTTTATACAAAAGCAATGAATACTGAAGACCGGGAACGCCTTGTCCATAATATTGTGGGAAGCATGAAGGGGATTGACGGACCAAAGAGAGATGAAATCATAAATCGTCAGCTGTGTCATTTTTTCAGAGCGAATATTGAACTTGGCATGAAAGTAGCATCACAGCTAAATATCAATATCGATAGCAATATGATGAATCACATCAAATAAGCAAACAAAATAATATTTCAACAAAAAAGGAAAAAATATCAACTTTTTTTCCTTTTTTTTGTAAAAAAATGATAATTTGCAAGGGTTAGTATTTAAAGTGGAAAAATGAGTTACGAAAATATATTATTAAAAAAAGAAGATAAATTAGCTATTATTACAATAAACAGACCTGAAAGTCTCAATGCACTAAACGCTAAAACCATCCAGGAAATAAGTTCAGCTTTAGACGACCTGGATTTGGACAAGTCTTGCAGGGTGATTATTCTTACAGGAAGTGGTGAGAAATCTTTCGTTGCAGGAGCAGACATCAAAGAATTCAGTGATTTCGGACAGGAAAAGGCTGAAGAATTGGCAAAAAACGGTCAAAATTCTCTTTTTAATAAAATAGAAAATCTCTCTAAACCAGTCATTGCAGCAGTCAATGGCTTTGCTTTAGGTGGAGGTTTAGAGCTTGCTATGGCATGCCATATCAGATATGCTTCGGAAAATGCTAAATTAGGACTTCCGGAAGTAACCTTAGGACTGATTCCTGGTTACGGAGGAACGCAAAGGCTTCCTAAGCTTGTCGGAAAAGGTATTGCCAACGAAATGATCTTCTCAGCTAAAATGATTCCCGCTCAAAGAGCCAAAGAAATCGGATTGGTGAACGAAGTATA
The sequence above is drawn from the Chryseobacterium daecheongense genome and encodes:
- a CDS encoding enoyl-CoA hydratase-related protein; its protein translation is MSYENILLKKEDKLAIITINRPESLNALNAKTIQEISSALDDLDLDKSCRVIILTGSGEKSFVAGADIKEFSDFGQEKAEELAKNGQNSLFNKIENLSKPVIAAVNGFALGGGLELAMACHIRYASENAKLGLPEVTLGLIPGYGGTQRLPKLVGKGIANEMIFSAKMIPAQRAKEIGLVNEVYPIEDLLTKTKELANVIAFNSPMAISKAIHAVNLSDTDKGFDTEIKYFGELFELADKQEGVSAFLEKRKPNF